From the genome of Amycolatopsis sp. NBC_01488, one region includes:
- a CDS encoding DUF3039 domain-containing protein: MSTETLTKPETTPEGTDTTDDDTPKMFHYVKKNKIAESAVMGNHVVALCGEVFPVTKSPKPGSPVCPACKEIFDGLRPGE; this comes from the coding sequence GTGAGCACCGAGACGCTGACGAAGCCGGAGACCACGCCCGAGGGCACGGACACCACCGACGACGACACCCCGAAGATGTTCCACTACGTGAAGAAGAACAAGATCGCCGAGAGCGCGGTCATGGGCAATCACGTGGTAGCGCTCTGCGGCGAGGTCTTCCCGGTGACGAAGTCGCCGAAGCCCGGGTCGCCGGTCTGCCCGGCCTGCAAGGAGATCTTCGACGGGCTGCGCCCGGGGGAGTGA
- a CDS encoding sporulation protein, with protein sequence MFQKVLATFGSGGAKIDARLLDRTASPGRPLHGEVLLAGGEVDQEIKGLAVTLLARVEVAGTDKTEDLPFGSQQLVGNELIRAGQQVRIPFEVPLPWETPVTSVYGRPLTGMAVGVRAELDLAAAVSDPFDADAVAIEPLPAQKRVLDALSRTGFTFREAILEQGRINGAQQQLPFFQEIRFTPSPRFASVFSQLAVTFLASSSRTDVVLEVTKRVRVSKTGGFGGRGQDFLGMFTMKPDVNWEKQLEDWLDLLARPRGIFD encoded by the coding sequence ATGTTCCAGAAGGTGCTCGCGACGTTCGGCTCGGGCGGGGCGAAGATCGACGCCCGCCTGCTCGACCGGACCGCCTCTCCCGGCCGCCCGCTGCACGGCGAGGTGCTGCTGGCCGGCGGCGAGGTCGACCAGGAGATCAAGGGCCTCGCGGTGACGCTGCTGGCCCGCGTCGAGGTCGCCGGCACGGACAAGACCGAAGACCTCCCGTTCGGCTCCCAGCAGCTGGTCGGGAACGAGCTGATCCGCGCCGGCCAGCAGGTGCGCATCCCGTTCGAGGTGCCGCTGCCGTGGGAGACGCCGGTCACGAGCGTCTACGGCCGGCCGCTGACCGGCATGGCGGTCGGCGTCCGGGCCGAGCTGGACCTCGCCGCCGCCGTGTCCGACCCGTTCGACGCCGACGCCGTCGCGATCGAGCCGCTCCCCGCGCAGAAGCGGGTCCTCGACGCGCTGAGCCGGACCGGCTTCACCTTCCGCGAAGCCATCCTCGAGCAGGGCCGGATCAACGGCGCCCAGCAGCAGCTGCCCTTCTTCCAGGAGATCCGCTTCACGCCTTCGCCGCGCTTCGCGAGCGTGTTCTCCCAGCTCGCGGTGACGTTCCTGGCGTCGTCGAGCCGCACGGACGTCGTCCTCGAGGTCACCAAGCGGGTCCGGGTCAGCAAGACCGGCGGCTTCGGCGGGCGCGGGCAGGACTTCCTCGGGATGTTCACGATGAAGCCGGACGTGAACTGGGAGAAGCAGCTCGAGGACTGGCTCGACCTCCTTGCCCGCCCGCGCGGCATCTTCGACTGA